In Oncorhynchus kisutch isolate 150728-3 linkage group LG11, Okis_V2, whole genome shotgun sequence, the genomic stretch TTGGGATTAACACAAACACATCACTTATTTCTTTTCCAATATACACAATCCCAAACTATAAATATCCACAGTAAAGAATAAAACATGTTCAAGTTTGATATTTGGTGGACTGCTTCATGTAGATCTACTGTATGCATTTATCTAGAGGGGTTTCTTAAATAACAATATAAAACATGAATTATACCTTTTTGCATTTACACATTTTTACTTTTAAAGTGAAATAAccataataaaaataaaactgtCCTAAAATGTCTTCTTTCTTTTGACAAACGGAGGTCAGGCTATTGCTGAAGTACAGAAGCATCAAGAAAACGGATTCCTGAAATAAAATAACTATCTGAgaaataaaatacacaaaaatAAAACATGCCAGACAGGTTATTTCTATAACATTGGGATATAGTACAGACTGATCATTCACACACTTTTTTTCTCCAACAATTTTCATATATGGTCACCAGGGGTCAGTATACTGCAATATAGTCCAAATAACAGGTAAACACACCCTACCATACAAGCTCACAAAGTATGGGCAAAACATATGCATCTAACATTAGATACAACCTGTGGCTCTATGTACTGTAGCATCATTCCCTGGTATCTGCTCTCAAACAGCAGACCTTAAAGTGACCCCCTTCCAAAACAGGTGACCAATGGCATGTCTTTCAAGGGTTTATCATCAGTCTTTAATGCTCATTCAGTACACGACCCAGAGAGGAACGGTAACATGCATAGTCTTAGACAAAAGCTAGTTTTCAGAAAGAACAAACAAATACATGTTTAATAAGAAATAGTTGAGGTGAATACTGCACTTCAAGAGTGGGTCGTTGCTGCACAGGTGAAAGACTGGAGAAACGAGCATTTAAATGTAAACACTACAGGTAGCTAAAGCACATGCAACAGCATGTAATGATCACACCAGAGGGAAAACGTCACCATTAAACTAACCAGAATCAGAGAATATAAGGGACAGGATCAGAGATACAAGTGAGGCAGGTGTTAATACATCTGACATGTATTGCAAAGAAAAATAAATCATTTGTGAAAATTTCAAAACAGAACTCGGACCGTTTTTGAAAGTTAAACACAGCTACGGTAACAACAGTTATAAGGCTACTGCTCAGGAACAGAAATAACCCCAGAATCTAAAACTAAACAAACACACGTCAAAGAGAACTCATTAGAATAATTAACCATGATGCTCCTTTACACATTGAAAATAAACAGCACATGATGAGAAGCAGGGTGGGTTTATAGCaggaagacagaggagagtagGGAACATGTGGGACTGAACACATGGAGGGAAGTTGTGCATGAAGATACACAGTTGTGCAGGTCAGCACCAATGACCAGCTCTATACAATAACCCGGAGAAGAGTTCTGAAGGACCAAGTCAACATGACACAATGTGTGCAGACCTGCACCAAATCCATATCTAGaacactccctttctcctcctaCAGTATGTGCCTGTGCAATGGCCAGAGAATTGAGGCTTCACCTGTTAGCAACACATTACTTTACATCTGATGAATAAGGCACCTGATCACAAAAAGTCCCACACACTCGCACCACTCTGATCACGAGATGGGCTGGAGACATTGATGAATATAGGCTATAGATCTAAGAATGATGTTCAGTGAAACCTGGGCTAATTTCAATTGAACGATTGGCTGTGCTGCAGTCACAGAAAATCAATATTTGTTTTTAGCAACATGGTACTGATGTTCTCATGCCATTATTACTAAACCTCACAAAACAATTGAAAGCGTGGAATAGAGACTTGTGTGATCTTTACAAAACAGTAGGACAAACAAAAAGGACATGGCATGCTGTAGTCGGAATAACTAATAAACCTAGCATCAAACCAACATCAAAAATATCTGACATGTTTCCAATAATCTCCACAGCCCAGTTAGAGAATTACACAATACCAAACCAGAGGCCAGATGGAGTTTTGCCTCTGTATAACAACACTGGTCTGATAGGTACCCTCTCAGAAAACACAGCAAACACACTAGACTTTAAATATCTTCCAGTCACCATTTGCATTTTGCCTTTGAAGCTTATCAAAAGTGTTGGCATTGccaagtcacccccccccccccccccccttattatAACCAGCTTGGCTGTTATGTTCTTTCTGCATACTACTGTAGCTATTTCTAGCTATTTCTTCCTGATCCGCTTGGCTGGATTCTGTGTGCTCTCCTGGCTTCTCTTTGTGGCAGCCTTCAGAGTCTTATTCTTAGCTGGTTCAGTTGATCTCTTTGTGGCAGGCTTAGAGTTTGCACTCTGAGTTATTGAGGGGGATGGAGTGGCCTCCATCTTCCTTTGTGACCTTGTGAGTACCTGGTCAGGAGAGCCTGGCGTTTTGACATCCATGTTCTGTTGAGACTCAACCTCACTTTCAGAGCCTTTGCTCTCAACACCTTTACTTTCACGGCCTTTAGTCTCAGATACTCTACTTTCAGAGTGTCTCTTTTCCACCTCTGCCTTCTCTGCTCCAACCTGCTGTTTGTTTGAGTCAGTTTTAGGGGTGATGGAAGGAGCAAGGGTGTTTTTCTGTGCTTTTGGGGTCATTGCTCTTTGGGTAGACCTCTGTGGTGATGCACTCTCTTTCCTACTGAGATCTCTTACggttctactgctgctgctagtcTTGACTGATCTCTCCTGGACAGCAGCTTTTACTGGAGTCTTTCTACTAGGCGATGACTGCGCTCTCGCTGTTTTGACTACACTTGGCTCCTTCACACTTTTATCTCCAGAAACAGATAATTTCTGCCTCTGGGCAGTGGCCGGTTTCAATTTAGTTGGTTTTGTCAATTTTGTCTTTGGGGCTTTAGAGGGTTTGACTTTGGAAGCTTTGATCACTTTTCTTGGGGCCCCTTTTGGCTTCTTGGAGCTTTGTTGACCTTGCATCTTCTCACGTATATTGGAGTACTTCCGCAGGATCCGAGCACTGGCTGGGTTCTTGGCCTTCGCTGAGGCCTTCTGGCCGTCGGTTGCCTGTGCCTCTGCAGAGGAGAGATAGGCTTTGGTGGAGATCCGGGTGGCCGTGGtcagctctctcttctccttccctttgGGCGTACATGTACTGACCTTCTGCTCCAGGGCTTTAGCAATCAGCTTCTGGCTCTTAGGGTTGCTCTTCACAGGGGAAGCGATGGCAAACTTCTTCAAGTGTTTCTTCAAGCGCTCGGCTTGCAGGCTAGGGAAGACCCCTTTGGACAGCCCTTGGGACATACCAGGGAAGAGCAGCTGGGTCTCAGAGAGAAGACGTGTGTTCACCTTCTTTACGATGACCATTGATtgggtttctgttgactccatgTACCAGCGGCAGATACTGGCTAGGTCCAAATCATTCTTGAAAAGCATCTGGACAAGGGAGTACCTCTGGTGCTCCGAAGACTTGGGCTTGCGGACCCGGCGCTTGCTCTTCCATatcgctgcctgtctgtctgccttgttCTTGTGTCTGGGCGTTGGTTGTCCCTCTTTGTCTATCTGGACCCAGCCTCTATGCATCTTATCGAACCTGGTGTTGAGAGTAGATATTTTCTGTTGGTTTTCCTCTATGTCTAGTAATTCCAGGAACTTGTGTCGAGACTGTACTGGGGACTGTttgggcaggaggagaggagtgtctaagctggagggaagaggagaactgACCAGCAAAGGAGAATCCCTTAGTGGAGACTTGATTATCCTCTCAGGTTTGACCTTAACCTGAATGGGTGATGAGAGTCTCACTGGGGATTTCAGCCTCATGGAAGATGCCACCCCACTCCTTTTCTCAGCTGTGATTGGAGCACTGGTTGAGGACATGGGTGACCTCTGGACTCTCAAAGCGGACTTTCTGTTCTCCACCGCTGTCGGTGGAATTGTCGGGGTAATGGAATGGCTGGCCACTTCAGTTTTACTACTCTCACTCCTCAATGGCATTCGCCCAGGTCTGTCTAAAGCACTGCTGATGGAAGACTTGCTGAAATCTCCAGATCGAATTTTGCTATCCATTGAGGTTGGTGCCTCTGCCTTCTTCAGCAAAGTTGGTTCCTCTGAATTCTTCAGGGAAGTCAATTTGCTTGGTTCTCCCTCAGATGGAGTACATTTGCTTTGTTCTCCTTTCTTTTGGGGAATTATTTTGTGTCTTAGTGGACTACTATGTGCTTGCGCCTCACTCTTTTTAATGCTTGTACCCTCTGTGAGAGCAGAAACCTCATTGCTAACTTGCAGACTCACAACCTCTTCAACCTCCTTTGCTACTACCACCATTGACGACCTGAGCTTTGGTCTAGTTTGCACCCTAGTTTCCACTGCAGTTTTATGTGTCTTGCTGGGTTTGGGTTTTGGAGCTGGCTGAGCTCTTGCAACTTTCAGCTCTTCGGAGCTCTGGGTGACTGCACTGGGGACGataggaagaagaggagaggcaaCAGGGAGGGGAGGGTTAAACTTGATGcaggggagtgggagggaggtagaTGGTTCTGGGGGGACAATGAAAGTAACGGCAactaggaggggaggggaggctaCAGGGAGGAGAAGCGAGGCAACAGGTAGAAGAGGCGAGGCGACAGGGAGGGGGGGCGAGGCGACAGGGAGGGGGGCCGGGGCGACAGGGAGGGGGGCCGAAGCGACAGGAAGGGGGGCCGGGGCGACAGGGAGGGGGGGCGAGGCGACAGGGAGGGGGGGCTGGGCGACAGGGAGGGGGGGCGGGGCGACAGGGAGGGGGGGCGGGGCGACAGGGAGGGGGGGCGAGGCAACAGCTCCTCGCTGTTGCAGTCTGGCTGATCTGAGCGGGTGTCTGGGCTCAGGGTTCCTGGTGGAGTCGATTGGTGTGTCTGCGACTGGAGGAGTGACAGGAATGCTCAGTCTTGCTGTTATAGGGGCCCTTGCGTCAGACGTGATCTGGCTCGCTTCCACAGGGGTCTTCGTGTCAGGCAGGTTCTGAGTTGCTTTAAAGGATTTTGTGGGATGTTTGAACACAGAGATTTTGATCAATTCGGCTGGAGGGCATGAGACTTGAGGAATTTCTGGCATCTTCTCAGAAGGTTTCTCGGATTGTTTCAGAGAGGTCTTAGTGGGGCGTTTAGTCTTCATAGGAGTAGACTCTGGGGTGTTTTTAGCTGGCCGTTCACGCAAACATCTGTCAGACTGC encodes the following:
- the LOC109898901 gene encoding mediator of DNA damage checkpoint protein 1-like, with product MRGPLDAVGVFEVECLELSPVKARDLQSTSTLEQFMTKLCLHHQRQIVDALGFLQTEVKTISSSSTSPASAFKTSCSVKHGSLQGPSPEPCLEKGRTGQKLPMASTPKGLVEGGETVGTRSSRLAAPEQTPETDVSRNVSVALDFRKSGPEESKALANLLRSTEDGESKPLRDHAPLKIKIMKSSSLADGKKLSCVLTTSLPALAGTMDKQQGNSDSSIRADSYSDGPSSSVKRHNDVNHPIRQRGSFGRTRDTLVKQSPPQKTPTTIPPVSPRTARKTLKGSSYHRPRDASSLCQFVTDPDLGHCDIVYIDKPITDCFQKWQHRRFPRNNARKSTRGHMYVEEMWELKTVRTLARKSARNYSGNSLTPMPDLNTLVTPKQLLGKPEGVPLVDMPFIEGILETVSQRRLSVAPDSLSRTVVETAHQDLNSVINDIVLSESPEQVVMGKDVNPSHKTSEEAELVQDQLQTVPEGQNVISDTQQKESESPSPSMESTGNKEENEVVNASAIGKEQAEPLEPQSPGDQKPSEGSGGEVGTEVPTESERMEVQETGKVEPDWAPGDGNNVPEEKRTDADLFSKKADEAVVKQSPSRCSEKQGIPARVIPSKVKETAVIETENMIICGYVNGRPIEQSDRCLRERPAKNTPESTPMKTKRPTKTSLKQSEKPSEKMPEIPQVSCPPAELIKISVFKHPTKSFKATQNLPDTKTPVEASQITSDARAPITARLSIPVTPPVADTPIDSTRNPEPRHPLRSARLQQRGAVASPPLPVAPPPLPVAPPPLPVAQPPLPVASPPLPVAPAPLPVASAPLPVAPAPLPVASPPLPVASPLLPVASLLLPVASPPLLVAVTFIVPPEPSTSLPLPCIKFNPPLPVASPLLPIVPSAVTQSSEELKVARAQPAPKPKPSKTHKTAVETRVQTRPKLRSSMVVVAKEVEEVVSLQVSNEVSALTEGTSIKKSEAQAHSSPLRHKIIPQKKGEQSKCTPSEGEPSKLTSLKNSEEPTLLKKAEAPTSMDSKIRSGDFSKSSISSALDRPGRMPLRSESSKTEVASHSITPTIPPTAVENRKSALRVQRSPMSSTSAPITAEKRSGVASSMRLKSPVRLSSPIQVKVKPERIIKSPLRDSPLLVSSPLPSSLDTPLLLPKQSPVQSRHKFLELLDIEENQQKISTLNTRFDKMHRGWVQIDKEGQPTPRHKNKADRQAAIWKSKRRVRKPKSSEHQRYSLVQMLFKNDLDLASICRWYMESTETQSMVIVKKVNTRLLSETQLLFPGMSQGLSKGVFPSLQAERLKKHLKKFAIASPVKSNPKSQKLIAKALEQKVSTCTPKGKEKRELTTATRISTKAYLSSAEAQATDGQKASAKAKNPASARILRKYSNIREKMQGQQSSKKPKGAPRKVIKASKVKPSKAPKTKLTKPTKLKPATAQRQKLSVSGDKSVKEPSVVKTARAQSSPSRKTPVKAAVQERSVKTSSSSRTVRDLSRKESASPQRSTQRAMTPKAQKNTLAPSITPKTDSNKQQVGAEKAEVEKRHSESRVSETKGRESKGVESKGSESEVESQQNMDVKTPGSPDQVLTRSQRKMEATPSPSITQSANSKPATKRSTEPAKNKTLKAATKRSQESTQNPAKRIRKK